The following are encoded together in the Gammaproteobacteria bacterium genome:
- a CDS encoding MoaD/ThiS family protein — translation MARIVFLSGQRAWTGGVAEIEVDAANFRAVVAAIRQRFPSFPEQELWRCAVAIDGEIVAKPLLEPLSPSSELILMRRIAAG, via the coding sequence ATGGCGCGGATCGTGTTTCTCTCCGGCCAGCGGGCCTGGACCGGCGGCGTCGCCGAGATCGAGGTGGATGCGGCGAATTTCCGCGCTGTCGTGGCCGCGATCCGGCAGCGGTTTCCGTCGTTTCCGGAACAGGAACTGTGGCGTTGTGCGGTGGCCATCGACGGCGAGATCGTGGCAAAACCACTGCTCGAGCCGTTGAGTCCAAGCAGCGAACTGATCCTGATGCGACGCATTGCTGCCGGATGA